A section of the Mesotoga sp. BH458_6_3_2_1 genome encodes:
- a CDS encoding tetratricopeptide repeat protein, with protein MNGKRVLLERILGKGTKSREEDEMGLEPEKMERILSEVLAKKSADFTLPDSKESKEKLRRSISSAQEVTRVDAIRGSSLKLDPLNELHYYVRGVDYMMDNLDYAVQDFTRAIQINDTFALAYFARGNVYIMLLEYEKAARDLEKAISLYPNLQWAYIDLAYVYTRQGNRDLSQKCIDQLFEKTLGDDFSIAENDPLWGYPFIGTW; from the coding sequence TTGAATGGAAAGCGCGTGCTACTAGAAAGAATTCTCGGTAAGGGTACTAAGAGCAGAGAAGAAGATGAAATGGGCCTGGAACCAGAAAAGATGGAAAGAATACTCTCAGAAGTACTAGCTAAAAAATCAGCTGACTTCACGTTGCCTGATTCCAAGGAGTCAAAAGAGAAACTTAGGCGTTCAATTTCTTCGGCCCAAGAAGTAACTAGAGTTGATGCAATACGCGGAAGCTCATTGAAGTTAGATCCTCTAAATGAATTGCACTACTATGTTAGGGGAGTCGACTACATGATGGACAATCTCGATTATGCGGTTCAAGACTTCACAAGAGCCATACAGATAAACGACACATTTGCTCTAGCGTATTTTGCTCGCGGAAACGTGTATATAATGCTGCTCGAATATGAAAAGGCAGCAAGAGACCTAGAAAAGGCGATTTCACTATATCCCAATTTGCAATGGGCTTACATAGATCTTGCATATGTTTATACAAGACAGGGCAATAGAGATTTGTCTCAGAAGTGTATTGATCAGCTCTTTGAAAAGACTCTTGGCGATGATTTCTCCATAGCTGAAAACGATCCATTATGGGGATATCCTTTTATAGGGACGTGGTAA
- a CDS encoding leucine-rich repeat domain-containing protein — protein MKRVSVWVITFVLILVFSSCIPSNLAPILLKVGGLQGIIQVSTNSLEWIGTDADGVIARYEYRKDGGTWQNHGSNTSYVWEDYSESSHTFEARAIDDKGAISNVLMWSFVYDPPNIIPKVIKEGGFEGQISNWTNAFSWSASDVDGHIVKCERRKDGGSWTVNESESQYVWSGYSQGSHTFQIRVQDNEGDYSEPITWTFEYDGSQDDFEVHFEDSVLEQAVREEIDKLSGQLYWSDVKEIDGLGVYDLGVRSLDGIENLTAVTALNLGKNEIVDIYPLSGLSNLTWLSLFTNKIKDISPLANLTNLRDLYFDKNEVEDISALEGLVNLDDLRFSSNEVQDISVVEQMTYLRRLECPRNEISDISAIENLIHLETLVIDNNDIVDLSPLRKLTNLWNLNVCCNRIKDVSALKNLINLNWLNFSVNEVTDISALSFLKKLTLLQFTSNQVIDISPLSELTLLDSLSFGSNEVSDISCLSGLSNLTFLTLSLNNVSNISSLLGLTKLNFLSFDSNEVSDISYLSNQVSLETLHLKNNQVSDISCLEGLTNLKWLDFEHNNVSDITALNNVPHLEGINFSFNKVSDISSLQGLNNLKSLDFIFNEVSDISALVNNPDFGLGDYVDMRWNMLDLTPGSDDMQDIETLIARGVEVNY, from the coding sequence ATGAAAAGAGTATCAGTGTGGGTAATCACTTTCGTTTTGATCTTAGTGTTTTCATCCTGTATCCCATCCAATCTAGCGCCCATATTGCTCAAAGTTGGGGGCCTTCAAGGTATCATTCAAGTATCGACGAATTCTCTTGAATGGATAGGTACCGATGCTGATGGCGTTATTGCCAGATACGAGTACAGGAAAGACGGTGGAACCTGGCAAAATCATGGTAGCAATACTTCTTATGTTTGGGAAGATTATTCTGAGTCTTCGCACACATTTGAAGCGAGAGCAATAGATGATAAGGGCGCAATATCTAATGTGCTGATGTGGAGCTTTGTTTATGATCCACCGAACATAATTCCAAAGGTAATCAAAGAAGGCGGATTTGAGGGCCAAATATCGAACTGGACCAACGCTTTCTCATGGTCTGCAAGTGATGTCGATGGGCACATTGTAAAGTGTGAACGGCGCAAAGATGGAGGATCATGGACTGTCAATGAGTCGGAATCCCAGTATGTCTGGAGTGGTTATTCCCAGGGAAGCCATACCTTTCAAATAAGGGTTCAAGACAATGAAGGAGACTATTCTGAACCTATTACATGGACTTTCGAGTATGATGGGAGTCAAGACGACTTTGAGGTACATTTTGAAGATTCGGTTCTTGAGCAAGCGGTTAGAGAGGAAATTGATAAACTTAGTGGGCAACTATACTGGAGCGATGTTAAGGAAATTGATGGACTCGGGGTCTATGATTTGGGAGTTAGAAGCCTTGATGGCATTGAGAACTTGACCGCAGTGACGGCTCTAAATCTTGGGAAGAATGAAATTGTTGATATCTATCCTCTTTCGGGTCTTTCTAATCTTACGTGGCTTAGTTTGTTCACAAACAAGATCAAAGATATCTCTCCTCTGGCTAACCTGACAAATCTGAGGGATTTATATTTCGACAAGAATGAAGTGGAGGATATTTCTGCTTTGGAGGGTCTGGTTAATCTCGATGATTTGAGATTTTCTAGCAATGAGGTTCAAGATATATCTGTTGTGGAGCAAATGACTTATCTGCGACGTCTGGAATGTCCACGCAACGAGATATCCGACATTTCTGCGATCGAGAATCTGATTCACCTTGAGACATTGGTGATTGACAATAATGACATTGTCGATTTATCTCCTCTGCGTAAACTAACAAACTTATGGAACCTGAATGTGTGCTGCAACAGAATCAAAGATGTTTCAGCTCTAAAGAATCTTATCAACCTGAATTGGTTGAATTTCAGTGTTAATGAAGTCACCGACATTTCTGCCCTTTCGTTTCTGAAGAAGCTCACCTTACTGCAGTTCACATCTAATCAAGTGATTGATATATCGCCTCTTTCGGAGCTAACACTACTAGATTCTCTTTCTTTTGGTTCAAATGAAGTGAGCGATATTTCTTGTCTCTCAGGCCTAAGCAATCTAACGTTTTTGACTCTCTCTTTGAATAACGTTAGCAACATCTCATCGCTTTTAGGGCTGACAAAGCTGAACTTCCTGAGTTTTGATTCCAATGAAGTAAGCGACATTTCTTATCTCTCAAATCAAGTTTCTCTGGAGACTCTCCATTTGAAGAACAATCAAGTGAGTGACATTTCTTGTCTGGAAGGGTTGACTAACTTGAAATGGCTAGATTTTGAACACAACAATGTGAGCGACATTACGGCACTTAATAATGTACCGCATTTGGAGGGCATTAACTTCAGTTTCAACAAAGTTAGTGATATCTCTTCGCTCCAGGGGCTTAACAACTTGAAATCTTTGGACTTCATATTCAACGAAGTCTCTGATATCTCAGCGCTGGTCAACAATCCTGATTTCGGTCTGGGAGACTATGTTGACATGCGATGGAACATGCTTGATCTCACGCCTGGTTCTGATGATATGCAGGACATTGAGACTCTCATCGCTCGGGGTGTAGAAGTGAACTATTGA
- a CDS encoding class I SAM-dependent DNA methyltransferase, giving the protein MDFPGSVQNFMYLLSKLGQQNKMLSEKAIEYFWSSLLLKKLSQNVQFSGVFWRFVFFGKSGKERADLIESAISELIVEHPEFAFMDFKGELGEAFKEDSPLFYRTCAYADGMIDGLSIRDIDLLIGPFYTGMFSFAIDSNLLYSDMIVPMEILDMMVDLLEIEPGMTVYDPAFGYGRAFYTIFRREGFDYTSFAGLEIDPRKWRLTKIILSLVGIDVSKLVRGDSLVKPTKETLYVEEQYDRVIIEPPTGERMVLQELKTDFFLRNILNISSGLISQWDFINHGIRSMKDDGKLVTLITRGELREGNKEIIDNDWLEAVIQLPLGAVHGGNDDCCLLVLNKAKPVGRKGQVFMSVSKSDGREPFCFEVREENLLLSSVMRNFRDWRGESGVCALVPIDTIKNSGYSLVPGDYSIIPVKKDQLPDDYEIFLTSPTVELDSIGEFLESHRYLRKSKNADLPEGHEPDEKEYKGKIYKYPRLEVDEKGIVQLVSLKEHAGELTKAAEKSLLRKNDIIFNRRDDITTIGLVTDIPSDASILPSGNHIVFRVSGEYDPVKVFNILRSDYGQFLIGEATKHLFMEFLPLHAIQAMRLPVEAIKADRPQQSGSQDRRISTDEGSDSDV; this is encoded by the coding sequence ATGGACTTTCCGGGCAGCGTGCAGAACTTCATGTATCTTCTTTCCAAACTCGGTCAACAAAACAAGATGCTCTCGGAAAAGGCGATCGAGTACTTCTGGAGCTCCCTGTTGTTGAAGAAACTCTCACAGAACGTACAATTCAGTGGCGTCTTCTGGAGGTTCGTGTTCTTCGGAAAGAGCGGGAAGGAACGGGCCGATCTCATTGAGAGCGCGATATCCGAGCTCATCGTCGAGCACCCGGAATTTGCTTTCATGGACTTCAAAGGAGAATTGGGCGAGGCGTTCAAAGAAGACTCGCCCCTCTTCTACAGAACCTGCGCTTACGCCGACGGCATGATCGACGGACTCTCCATCAGGGACATAGATCTTTTGATAGGCCCCTTCTACACGGGAATGTTCTCATTTGCGATCGACTCCAATCTTCTCTATTCTGACATGATAGTGCCGATGGAAATACTTGATATGATGGTCGATCTGCTCGAAATCGAACCGGGAATGACCGTTTACGACCCCGCTTTCGGCTACGGACGTGCCTTCTACACAATCTTCAGGAGAGAAGGCTTCGACTACACTTCCTTCGCCGGACTTGAAATCGACCCTAGGAAATGGCGACTCACAAAGATTATCCTTTCCCTTGTCGGGATAGACGTCTCGAAGCTCGTAAGGGGCGATTCCCTCGTGAAACCGACGAAAGAGACTCTCTATGTGGAAGAACAGTACGACAGGGTGATTATCGAGCCACCAACAGGCGAGCGCATGGTATTGCAGGAGTTGAAGACTGATTTCTTCCTCCGAAACATTCTAAATATCTCGTCCGGTCTCATAAGCCAATGGGACTTCATTAACCATGGAATTCGCTCGATGAAGGATGACGGCAAGCTCGTGACGCTGATTACGAGAGGAGAGCTGAGAGAAGGAAATAAGGAAATAATAGACAACGACTGGCTTGAAGCAGTAATACAACTCCCCCTTGGAGCCGTTCACGGCGGAAACGACGACTGCTGTTTGCTGGTCCTTAACAAGGCGAAGCCCGTCGGCAGGAAAGGTCAGGTCTTCATGTCGGTATCCAAGAGCGACGGCAGAGAGCCTTTCTGCTTCGAAGTGAGAGAGGAGAATCTTCTGCTTAGTTCAGTAATGAGAAACTTCAGGGACTGGAGAGGCGAAAGCGGAGTATGCGCGCTGGTCCCGATAGATACGATAAAGAATAGCGGCTATTCCCTGGTGCCTGGCGACTACTCGATAATCCCCGTGAAGAAAGATCAGCTGCCCGATGATTACGAAATCTTCCTGACTTCCCCGACCGTCGAGCTGGATTCCATCGGTGAGTTCCTCGAATCACACAGATACTTGCGGAAGTCGAAGAATGCCGACCTTCCCGAAGGTCATGAGCCAGATGAAAAAGAGTATAAAGGCAAGATCTACAAGTACCCTCGCTTGGAGGTCGATGAGAAGGGCATCGTTCAGCTGGTCTCTCTAAAGGAGCATGCCGGAGAACTCACAAAAGCGGCTGAGAAATCCCTTCTACGAAAGAACGACATCATCTTCAACAGAAGAGACGACATAACGACCATAGGGCTGGTAACCGACATCCCTTCAGACGCGTCGATACTGCCCTCAGGCAATCACATAGTCTTTAGAGTCTCCGGCGAATACGATCCTGTAAAGGTCTTCAACATTCTAAGGAGCGACTACGGCCAGTTTCTCATTGGAGAAGCCACAAAGCACCTTTTCATGGAGTTTCTGCCCTTGCACGCAATTCAGGCCATGAGGCTTCCGGTCGAGGCAATCAAGGCCGACAGACCTCAACAGAGCGGATCGCAGGACAGAAGAATTTCGACAGACGAAGGGAGTGATTCCGATGTTTGA
- a CDS encoding formylglycine-generating enzyme family protein: MTELPSMEMPEWIRNPGEFDIRNILQDSLCYLASGLHGHFVKYYMGNVYSFVYIDYFISREDLLQDMAEYGFTGYSVIRQESIDPYRLHRGGWDALTWYYREDDPRGERRFDHFRGDRERGYFAGYLDILNPSWKKVLPDERDGNPNSERRIQKEPFAEWFILERTEEYDETHNPKRFSFFFLNTEAVAAYQALYLANRMAPKIIVIPQYGFGLNWTEFALREKILARTIFYRDNPLPEYIVGMSGFTEPWPEYTNRVKKYFNGYNFCVTIWRYSGDPARLNPPVSEQRGNHQQETSENDLVFVENGEFEMSEVGRIRDIAEGNTLYVMLTYDFYIGRYTVTCQEYSRFCRETGAEEPVDEESPNGTKPVTNVKWLDAISYCNWLSEKEGLPPAYDELGKLLDCDGSHTTDLRRVAGYRLPTEAEWEYAARGGNKSRDYIFAGSNDVDEVAWYIENSSDRTREVGLKSPNELGLYDMSGNVWELCSDNSDRYSEGLEINPYGETGVFKILRGGSVREDREEVTISARDFTGERYTNSSIGFRVAKTVLVDGGEQ, translated from the coding sequence ATGACGGAACTACCGTCAATGGAAATGCCGGAATGGATCAGAAACCCAGGGGAGTTCGACATAAGGAACATTCTGCAGGACTCTCTCTGCTACCTTGCCAGCGGCCTTCACGGCCATTTTGTCAAATACTACATGGGAAACGTTTACAGCTTCGTGTACATCGACTACTTCATAAGCCGAGAAGATCTGCTGCAGGATATGGCCGAGTACGGGTTCACAGGTTACAGTGTGATCCGACAAGAATCGATAGACCCCTACAGACTCCATCGGGGTGGATGGGACGCGCTTACGTGGTATTACCGCGAGGACGATCCGCGAGGAGAGAGGCGGTTCGACCACTTCCGTGGAGACCGCGAAAGAGGTTACTTCGCAGGATATCTAGACATTCTGAATCCTTCGTGGAAGAAGGTCCTGCCGGATGAGCGAGATGGCAACCCTAACTCGGAGCGTAGAATCCAGAAAGAGCCCTTCGCCGAATGGTTCATCTTAGAGAGGACCGAAGAGTACGACGAGACGCACAATCCGAAACGCTTCTCCTTCTTCTTTCTCAACACCGAGGCGGTAGCGGCCTACCAGGCCCTGTATCTCGCAAATCGGATGGCTCCAAAAATCATCGTAATCCCGCAATACGGCTTCGGCTTGAACTGGACAGAATTCGCCCTCAGAGAGAAGATCCTCGCCAGGACGATATTCTACCGCGACAATCCCCTGCCTGAATACATAGTCGGTATGTCAGGTTTTACTGAACCCTGGCCAGAATACACGAACAGGGTGAAGAAGTACTTCAACGGGTATAATTTCTGCGTGACTATCTGGAGGTACTCGGGAGACCCCGCAAGGCTCAATCCACCTGTTTCCGAGCAGAGAGGGAACCATCAGCAGGAAACATCTGAAAACGATCTCGTCTTTGTCGAGAACGGCGAGTTCGAGATGAGCGAGGTAGGGAGAATACGAGATATTGCCGAAGGTAATACCCTCTATGTGATGCTTACCTATGATTTCTATATCGGCAGATACACCGTCACGTGTCAGGAGTACTCGAGGTTCTGCAGGGAAACGGGCGCAGAAGAACCCGTGGATGAAGAATCCCCGAACGGCACAAAACCGGTTACGAATGTGAAATGGTTAGACGCCATCTCCTACTGCAACTGGTTGAGCGAAAAGGAAGGCCTGCCCCCGGCGTACGATGAATTGGGAAAGCTGCTTGATTGCGACGGCTCACACACGACCGACTTAAGAAGAGTTGCCGGCTACAGGTTGCCTACCGAGGCAGAATGGGAATACGCGGCCAGGGGAGGTAACAAGAGCAGAGATTATATCTTCGCCGGAAGTAACGACGTCGATGAGGTCGCCTGGTATATTGAAAACTCATCCGACAGAACTCGAGAGGTCGGGTTGAAGAGCCCGAACGAACTCGGACTTTACGATATGTCCGGCAACGTCTGGGAACTGTGCAGCGACAACAGCGACAGATACTCGGAGGGACTGGAGATAAACCCGTATGGGGAAACCGGTGTGTTCAAAATCCTTCGTGGCGGAAGCGTACGTGAAGACCGTGAAGAAGTAACGATTTCGGCTCGTGATTTCACAGGGGAGCGTTACACAAACTCATCTATAGGCTTCCGCGTAGCGAAGACAGTGCTGGTCGACGGGGGAGAGCAGTGA
- a CDS encoding class I SAM-dependent DNA methyltransferase, which translates to MDLVSFAENFIYLLFKLREEDRSLSERAIEYFWTNMLLRKNSFRENYFDVFEEFALFGKSGIERAVLIEKALKEIISRYPRFRFIDYEGKYLWIFSEGPELLQKTCAYVDSFVDQLAMKDIFDKSGSLYEALLSVSMESDLLEGGSDAPPQVIDSMVELLDVRHGMSIYDPSTGFGRTLYGIFKNNTLENLEYAGLEADPYRHSIGKIALILLGLNAVNMKQGDPLTRPEDYSLLSNSQYDRVILEPPSSEKLLSYRIKTGYLTRGILEVSKVPGSQWSYIKHGIECLKPTGKMVSLIETRALENPICEIVDNDWLEAVIELPIGRGNFLRRETSILVINKSKPTQRKEKVLLVVPESERQIDWFDIRNPIDWPSRFTEQYRGWLSEPNRSGIVSIQTITANGYTLRPRDYAISAGMPRRKKVSFEELINAPMIELKEIGEFIIGRNPDRVGYGPEHGLNSETPLHGKMKSGRIYILERVSTDSEGVIDLYRSASQLRTPLEVTESGILRKSDIVISVWSGEESVGIFGDILDDETVILSRDHVVLRVREEYDALEVLRVLRSDYGKHLIHKAKADMFFGGMSFDALEEMRIPAIFGSK; encoded by the coding sequence ATGGATCTAGTAAGTTTTGCAGAGAACTTTATCTATCTCCTATTCAAATTGCGAGAAGAAGACCGAAGCCTTTCGGAGAGGGCCATAGAGTACTTCTGGACGAACATGTTGCTCAGAAAGAACTCGTTTCGAGAGAACTACTTCGATGTCTTCGAAGAGTTCGCTCTTTTCGGCAAGAGTGGAATTGAAAGGGCGGTGCTGATAGAGAAGGCGTTGAAGGAGATAATCAGCAGGTATCCCCGGTTCAGATTCATCGATTATGAAGGCAAGTATTTGTGGATCTTCAGCGAAGGTCCCGAGCTACTTCAAAAGACATGCGCTTACGTCGACTCGTTCGTCGATCAATTGGCGATGAAGGATATCTTCGACAAGAGCGGCTCTCTGTACGAGGCTCTGCTCTCGGTATCCATGGAATCCGATTTGCTTGAAGGAGGTTCGGATGCTCCCCCGCAGGTGATCGATTCAATGGTAGAACTGCTAGATGTCCGGCATGGAATGAGCATATACGATCCATCAACGGGCTTCGGCAGGACCCTTTACGGTATCTTCAAGAACAATACCCTCGAAAACCTCGAATACGCCGGCCTGGAGGCAGACCCATACAGACACAGTATCGGAAAGATAGCTTTGATTCTACTCGGATTGAACGCCGTGAATATGAAGCAGGGAGACCCGCTAACCAGGCCGGAAGACTATTCGCTCCTGTCGAATTCTCAGTACGACAGGGTGATACTCGAGCCGCCATCCAGCGAGAAGCTTCTCTCTTACAGAATCAAGACGGGGTATCTGACAAGAGGCATTCTGGAGGTATCTAAGGTTCCCGGAAGCCAGTGGAGCTACATTAAACACGGAATCGAATGTCTTAAGCCAACGGGGAAAATGGTAAGCCTTATAGAGACAAGAGCACTTGAAAACCCGATCTGTGAGATAGTCGACAACGACTGGCTGGAAGCCGTAATAGAGCTTCCCATCGGTAGGGGAAACTTCCTTCGAAGAGAGACAAGCATTCTCGTAATAAACAAATCCAAACCCACTCAAAGGAAGGAAAAAGTGCTGCTTGTGGTTCCCGAATCGGAAAGGCAGATCGACTGGTTCGACATACGGAACCCGATCGATTGGCCATCGAGATTCACAGAGCAGTACAGGGGATGGCTCTCGGAACCGAATCGAAGCGGCATTGTCTCGATTCAGACTATAACTGCAAACGGGTACACCCTGAGACCGCGAGACTATGCTATATCTGCGGGTATGCCCAGAAGAAAGAAAGTGAGTTTTGAAGAACTCATCAACGCCCCAATGATAGAGCTTAAAGAGATTGGGGAGTTCATTATTGGCAGGAATCCAGATAGAGTCGGTTACGGCCCTGAGCACGGCCTGAACTCGGAGACACCGCTTCATGGCAAGATGAAATCGGGCAGAATCTATATCCTGGAGAGAGTGTCGACCGATTCGGAAGGCGTCATAGATTTATATCGCTCGGCGAGTCAACTCAGGACACCGTTGGAGGTCACAGAATCCGGGATCCTTAGAAAGTCTGACATCGTTATCTCTGTCTGGTCGGGAGAAGAGAGCGTAGGTATTTTCGGAGATATCCTTGACGATGAGACGGTGATTCTTTCGAGAGATCACGTAGTACTGAGAGTAAGGGAAGAGTATGATGCTCTTGAAGTCTTGAGAGTCCTTCGTAGTGACTACGGAAAACATTTGATCCATAAGGCGAAGGCAGACATGTTCTTTGGTGGCATGTCGTTTGACGCATTGGAAGAGATGAGGATACCGGCTATTTTTGGGAGTAAGTAA
- a CDS encoding PD-(D/E)XK nuclease family protein encodes MKGVLVCGKEGRRRSDCLLQKIQESYSGDPFSFLFVGPSSFFLRTVKDSLVKRGLSIAAGQFSTERSLAMKMVREMFPDLRAVPERGERIEIAKAFEKVKKYYPSEKATSYFHEAIVVLKENLGNFETAFGREDVVPEVLKKVYAELQEHFKEGKLFDSYDAMRLAAVQTDLERGAFGKTLFIDGFYDFSPATRAFLKNIMRCFDEVYLSCPGDSDRKNLFRESQTISALFEGIGFDKINVDRSEIGPLTKVNGILFSDREEFNDTGCENAEIVECNDLYGEVDFVAREVKRAIAKGELKPEEIEIVIPNQDYWRVLKKSLNDFGIPVVSKNSVSLLESKSIQTLLLPLEVVSDSFEPWGILEMIDAGYGGGTIDSVLFEKVMASAGLQFEMSGATTEDAKKAWLEKLETYKRFLGAKSESLASKDDLDEDFSALSQIQEIKEEIRFIEYAAKPAVKRVFSLLNSIDRNVSMPLSKYEAFFRVCEEKLGLKELTGNKEKTLVSENIACVEQFIQRAVPSHAGILEAMEITEYDPEKYHKSLMKYLEGEDLRGEANMGGGVEVLSLIDSRYTSKKVKYFMGFNEGNYPVLSLNPLYAGAQYSEPRAKDILGIQENRQKLGLFLAMSGAQERLCITFSNSTVDGNVLMKSPYEGSVLGAFGKSEPKPHGRVEGKRTDLVSVPSEAMSPADYRLSIASLFKENPEEWEKHKNSETVSTLEKNLSSITNDFSFKVPGVKAAEELTEKCISFSTVGTYCKCKFKYFLNYVLGLQPVPEEILELSPMDAGSVFHAVLSDHLGSGVALDESLEKNLRRFSGGINKALFKRRYDQMLKILTEYMDYDQSEETSAGRTVFRTELSFGFDTSDYGPLKLTPEICVHGIVDRIDTCEDGTLFVIDYKSGKSLGSAMAEQLILYSMAVENAFSEENKVVSGGEFRLIKGKNKANNFSIDYSSGERKWKFDGKLKFKICETAEKGKISDDEFVRAVEEIIKSVQSGDFSIETWKGKASNCYRCENEGIFNILKWRQKGGPSDE; translated from the coding sequence TTGAAAGGTGTTCTTGTCTGTGGAAAAGAAGGCAGAAGAAGAAGCGATTGCTTGCTGCAGAAGATCCAGGAAAGCTACAGCGGAGATCCCTTCTCCTTTCTCTTCGTAGGACCATCTTCTTTCTTTCTGCGAACGGTGAAAGATTCCTTGGTGAAGAGGGGGCTTTCGATCGCCGCCGGACAGTTCAGTACTGAGAGATCTCTTGCCATGAAAATGGTTAGGGAGATGTTCCCGGATCTCAGAGCCGTTCCCGAAAGAGGCGAAAGAATAGAGATCGCGAAGGCCTTCGAAAAGGTCAAGAAGTACTATCCTTCAGAAAAGGCCACGAGCTACTTTCATGAAGCCATCGTAGTCTTGAAGGAGAATCTCGGAAATTTCGAGACCGCCTTCGGGAGAGAAGACGTCGTTCCCGAGGTTCTGAAGAAAGTCTACGCAGAGCTTCAAGAACACTTTAAAGAAGGCAAGCTTTTCGATTCATACGATGCCATGAGGCTGGCGGCAGTGCAAACCGATCTCGAAAGAGGCGCTTTCGGAAAGACTCTGTTCATAGACGGTTTCTACGATTTCAGTCCGGCAACCAGGGCTTTTCTGAAGAATATTATGCGTTGTTTCGACGAGGTTTATCTCTCATGTCCTGGAGATAGTGATAGAAAAAATCTGTTCAGGGAGAGTCAAACCATTTCAGCTCTCTTCGAGGGCATCGGCTTCGACAAGATAAATGTTGATCGGAGCGAAATCGGCCCACTTACAAAAGTGAATGGGATTCTCTTTTCGGATCGGGAAGAGTTCAATGACACCGGGTGTGAAAACGCTGAGATTGTCGAGTGCAACGATCTGTACGGAGAGGTCGACTTCGTCGCCAGGGAAGTAAAGAGAGCGATAGCGAAGGGAGAACTGAAGCCGGAGGAGATAGAGATTGTAATACCGAATCAGGATTACTGGAGGGTATTGAAGAAATCGCTGAACGACTTCGGGATCCCTGTAGTGAGCAAGAATTCGGTTTCCTTGCTCGAATCGAAGAGCATCCAGACCCTTCTACTGCCGCTTGAAGTGGTATCCGATTCTTTCGAGCCTTGGGGAATCCTCGAAATGATAGATGCCGGCTACGGTGGCGGTACGATAGATTCCGTTCTTTTCGAGAAAGTAATGGCATCGGCCGGTCTGCAGTTCGAAATGTCTGGAGCCACGACAGAGGATGCAAAGAAGGCATGGCTGGAGAAGCTAGAGACTTACAAACGTTTTCTCGGTGCAAAATCTGAAAGCCTAGCCTCCAAAGACGATCTTGACGAGGACTTCTCTGCTCTGTCCCAAATCCAGGAGATAAAAGAAGAGATACGGTTCATAGAGTATGCTGCCAAACCCGCTGTCAAGAGGGTCTTTTCACTTCTGAATAGCATTGATAGAAATGTGTCGATGCCTCTTTCGAAATATGAAGCCTTCTTCCGAGTCTGTGAAGAGAAACTTGGACTAAAAGAGCTTACGGGAAACAAGGAAAAGACATTGGTATCTGAAAACATTGCCTGCGTCGAACAGTTCATTCAAAGAGCCGTTCCTTCACACGCCGGGATTCTTGAAGCTATGGAAATCACCGAGTACGATCCAGAAAAATACCACAAGTCTCTCATGAAGTATCTGGAAGGCGAGGATCTGCGGGGCGAGGCCAATATGGGGGGTGGAGTCGAAGTCCTCTCACTGATCGACTCTCGTTACACTTCGAAGAAGGTCAAGTACTTCATGGGATTCAACGAGGGAAATTACCCCGTTTTGTCTCTCAATCCACTCTATGCGGGCGCGCAGTACTCCGAGCCCAGAGCCAAGGACATTCTGGGCATTCAGGAGAACAGGCAGAAACTGGGCCTTTTTCTGGCGATGAGCGGTGCACAGGAGAGGCTCTGCATAACTTTCTCGAACTCCACGGTCGATGGGAACGTGCTGATGAAGTCTCCTTACGAAGGATCGGTTCTTGGGGCATTCGGCAAATCTGAGCCCAAACCCCACGGCCGCGTAGAAGGCAAGCGCACCGATCTCGTGTCCGTGCCGTCGGAGGCTATGAGCCCGGCGGATTACAGGCTTTCGATAGCCAGTCTGTTCAAGGAGAACCCCGAGGAATGGGAGAAACATAAAAACTCGGAAACAGTCTCCACTCTGGAGAAGAACCTGAGCTCGATCACAAACGACTTTTCCTTCAAGGTCCCCGGCGTGAAAGCAGCCGAGGAGCTGACGGAGAAATGTATTAGCTTCTCTACGGTCGGGACCTACTGCAAGTGCAAATTCAAGTATTTCTTGAACTATGTGCTTGGGTTGCAGCCTGTTCCGGAGGAGATACTAGAGCTTTCTCCCATGGATGCGGGAAGCGTTTTTCATGCCGTTCTCAGCGATCACCTCGGAAGTGGCGTCGCGCTAGATGAGAGCCTCGAGAAGAATCTCCGGAGGTTTTCTGGCGGCATAAACAAGGCGCTCTTCAAAAGGCGCTACGATCAGATGTTGAAGATACTTACAGAATATATGGATTACGATCAATCGGAGGAGACCAGTGCCGGAAGGACTGTATTCCGTACGGAGCTCTCCTTTGGGTTCGATACATCCGATTACGGCCCGCTGAAGCTGACCCCCGAGATTTGTGTACACGGAATCGTAGACAGGATCGACACTTGTGAAGATGGTACGCTATTTGTCATCGACTACAAGAGCGGCAAAAGTCTGGGATCAGCGATGGCCGAACAGCTTATACTCTATTCGATGGCAGTCGAAAACGCCTTCTCGGAAGAGAACAAAGTGGTGAGCGGGGGAGAATTCAGGCTCATAAAGGGTAAGAATAAAGCCAACAATTTTTCGATCGATTACTCTTCGGGTGAAAGAAAGTGGAAGTTCGACGGCAAACTGAAATTCAAGATTTGCGAGACTGCCGAAAAGGGAAAGATTTCGGACGATGAGTTTGTCAGAGCCGTTGAAGAGATAATCAAAAGCGTCCAGTCGGGCGATTTCTCCATCGAAACCTGGAAAGGAAAAGCATCTAATTGCTACAGGTGCGAAAACGAAGGAATCTTCAACATTCTGAAGTGGAGACAAAAAGGCGGGCCAAGCGATGAATAA